One stretch of Juglans microcarpa x Juglans regia isolate MS1-56 chromosome 3D, Jm3101_v1.0, whole genome shotgun sequence DNA includes these proteins:
- the LOC121256742 gene encoding D-galacturonate reductase-like yields MTTCPEVTLSSKNELRMPVVGMGTSSYPPADPETAKAAIIEAIKAGYRHFDTAFVYGSEQPLGEAIADALRLGLVKSRDELFITTKLWAASAERDLVVPAIKMSLRNLKLDYIDMYLIHWPLRVSQEVRKMPIVKEHAFPLDIKSVWEGMEECKNLGLTRAIGVSNFSCKKLEELLSVAKIPPAVNQVEMNPLWHQKKLREFCQANDVHITAYTPLGANGTKWGDNRIIDCDVLRDIAKAKGKTTAQISLRWVYEQGVSFVAKSFNKERMKENLQIFDWCLTEEDSNKINQLPQHKGTTFASILGPHDLILELDAEI; encoded by the exons ATGACAACGTGTCCTGAGGTAACTCTGAGCTCCAAGAATGAGCTTAGGATGCCGGTTGTGGGCATGGGAACCTCATCGTATCCGCCGGCCGATCCAGAAACGGCAAAGGCCGCAATCATAGAGGCAATAAAAGCAGGGTACCGACACTTTGACACCGCCTTTGTTTATGGGTCGGAGCAGCCTCTGGGGGAAGCAATTGCGGACGCTCTTAGGCTCGGCCTCGTGAAGTCCAGGGACGAGCTCTTCATCACCACCAAGCTTTGGGCTGCCTCTGCCGAGCGTGATCTTGTCGTCCCCGCTATCAAGATGAGTCTTAG GAATCTGAAATTGGACTACATTGATATGTACCTAATTCATTGGCCGTTGAGAGTGAGTCAAGAGGTGCGTAAGATGCCCATTGTTAAAGAACACGCATTTCCCTTAGATATAAAGTCAGTTTGGGAAGGCATGGAGGAATGTAAGAATCTGGGCCTCACAAGGGCCATTGGTGTCAGCAATTTCTCTTGTAAGAAGCTTGAGGAGCTGCTTTCTGTCGCCAAAATCCCTCCGGCTGTGAATCAA GTGGAGATGAACCCACTTTGGCATCAGAAGAAATTGAGAGAGTTTTGCCAAGCCAATGATGTACATATTACGGCTTACACTCCACTGGGTGCAAATGGCACGAAGTGGGGAGACAATAGGATTATAGACTGTGATGTCCTGAGAGACATTGCTAAGGCTAAAGGCAAAACTACTGCCCAG ATATCTTTGAGATGGGTATATGAGCAGGGGGTGAGTTTTGTTGCAAAGAGCTTCAACAAGGAAAGGATGAAGGAGAACCTGCAGATCTTTGATTGGTGCTTGACTGAGGaggattcaaacaaaatcaACCAGCTTCCTCAGCACAAGGGTACTACTTTTGCCTCTATTTTGGGACCCCACGACCTCATACTGGAGCTTGATGCCGAGATATGA